TCACCCGCAGCGACGAGTGATCGTGAACGATGCGCCACCCACGGTCGCCCCGCACCCAGACCAGACTGAAGACCCCGTCCATGGGGCGAGGGCGAGGGCGAGCGTCAGCCTGCCCCCCCTTCACCACGGGCTCCTCGGAAGACACCTGGGAGGGAGAAGAGCCTGGCCTGGAGCCAGCCATGGCAGGCTCGAGGAACCACTGCCCCACGCAGAGGGCCGCATCCTTCCCCAGCGGGGTGACACGCAGGTTCTCGAACCGCAGCGTGCCCATGGTCTCAGGCGCGCTGCCATAGCGCGCCCGATAGCGCTCCATCAGCGGCTGCCAGCCCGTCACCACAACGCCCCCCGCAGTGTAGGTGATGTCAGCCGACCGCGCATAGCCGTCCATGAATCCCTCGAGGTCTCCCTTGTTCCACGCCTGGGCCTGCCGCGCCATGACCTTCGGGATGGCCACCGACGCATCAGACTGCCCTGTCTGGGAGAGCGTGGGGCTCTGTGACGCGGCGTCGCAGATGGCGGATGGTGACGTGGCCGGTGTGGCGTGGGCGGCGGGCACGAAGGCCAGCGCGCCGAACAGGAGCAGGGTTCGAAGACGCATGAATCGACTCTCCTCAGGTTTGATCGGAGGCGCCATAGGCGCCTCCTCAGGTTTGATCGGACGCGCCATAGGCGCCTCCTCAGG
The genomic region above belongs to Pseudomonadota bacterium and contains:
- a CDS encoding DUF4440 domain-containing protein translates to MARPIKPEEAPMAPPIKPEESRFMRLRTLLLFGALAFVPAAHATPATSPSAICDAASQSPTLSQTGQSDASVAIPKVMARQAQAWNKGDLEGFMDGYARSADITYTAGGVVVTGWQPLMERYRARYGSAPETMGTLRFENLRVTPLGKDAALCVGQWFLEPAMAGSRPGSSPSQVSSEEPVVKGGQADARPRPRPMDGVFSLVWVRGDRGWRIVHDHSSLRVTK